One genomic segment of Candidatus Methylomirabilis sp. includes these proteins:
- a CDS encoding SUF system Fe-S cluster assembly protein — MDITNMNSALLEAQIIEALRTCYDPEIPVNIYELGLIYEVKVEPSGAVGIRMTLTSPNCPAAGSLPGEVRDKVRAVPGVTDAKVEVVWDPPWDPSRMSEVAKLELGMM, encoded by the coding sequence ATGGACATCACCAACATGAACAGCGCGCTCCTCGAGGCCCAGATCATTGAGGCGCTCCGGACCTGCTATGATCCGGAGATCCCCGTCAACATCTACGAGTTGGGCCTCATCTACGAGGTCAAGGTGGAGCCCTCGGGGGCAGTGGGGATCCGGATGACCCTCACCTCGCCTAATTGTCCGGCAGCGGGCTCGCTCCCCGGGGAAGTACGGGACAAGGTGCGGGCCGTCCCTGGCGTGACCGACGCGAAGGTCGAGGTGGTCTGGGATCCCCCGTGGGACCCGAGCCGGATGTCTGAGGTGGCCAAGCTGGAACTCGGCATGATGTGA
- a CDS encoding SUF system NifU family Fe-S cluster assembly protein: MSDLRELYQQVILDHNRQPRNFRKLEGANRTAEGHNPLCGDQITLYLRLENGVIGDVSFQGSGCAISKASASLMTASVKGKTQTEAEALFHTFHTMVAGEPDPAFDPEQLGKLAAFSGVREFPVRVKCATLPWHTLRAALEGRGERISTE; encoded by the coding sequence ATGTCGGACCTGCGCGAGCTGTACCAGCAGGTGATCCTCGACCACAACAGGCAGCCGCGCAACTTCCGCAAGCTCGAGGGAGCGAACCGCACCGCGGAGGGGCACAATCCGCTCTGCGGCGACCAGATCACCCTCTACCTCCGGCTGGAGAACGGGGTGATCGGCGACGTCAGCTTTCAAGGGTCGGGATGCGCGATTTCCAAGGCCTCCGCCTCGCTGATGACCGCGAGCGTGAAAGGGAAGACCCAGACCGAGGCCGAGGCCCTCTTCCACACCTTCCACACAATGGTCGCCGGCGAGCCGGACCCGGCCTTCGATCCAGAGCAACTGGGGAAGCTGGCGGCCTTCTCCGGCGTGCGCGAATTCCCGGTTCGGGTCAAGTGTGCCACCCTCCCGTGGCACACCCTGCGCGCCGCGCTGGAGGGGAGGGGGGAGAGAATCTCAACGGAATAG
- a CDS encoding cysteine desulfurase → MTTAGRTLREKVPPDGLTGFDVEKVRRDFPILRETPRGKPLVYLDNAATSQKPQGVIDTLTRYYRAENANIHRGIHFLSERATEAYEGARAAVARFLNAAEPREIVFVRSTTEAINLVAQSHVRPGLRPGDEVVISAMEHHSNIVPWQIVCEQAGAALRVAPINDAGELVLEEYERLLGPRTKFVALVHVSNALGTITPVRRIVELAHSRGIPVLLDGAQAAPRLPVDVRALDCDFYAFSGHKAYGPTGIGVLYGKAPLLEAMPPYQGGGDMILSVTFEKTLYNVIPFKFEAGTPHIAGGIGLGAAIVYLTGIGLDRIAAYEHGLLAYATERVAAVPGVRLIGTAQEKAGILAFVVDGVHAHDVGTILDQEGIAIRTGHHCAQPVLQRFGVPATARASLAFYNTQAEIDALAAALYKVRELFG, encoded by the coding sequence ATGACGACCGCCGGCCGCACCCTCAGGGAGAAGGTTCCCCCGGACGGGCTGACCGGATTCGACGTCGAGAAGGTCAGGCGGGACTTCCCGATCCTGCGGGAGACGCCCCGCGGCAAGCCGCTGGTCTACCTCGACAACGCCGCCACCAGCCAGAAGCCGCAGGGGGTGATCGACACCCTCACCCGGTACTACCGGGCGGAGAACGCGAACATCCACCGGGGGATCCACTTCCTGAGCGAGCGGGCCACGGAGGCCTACGAGGGGGCGCGGGCCGCCGTGGCTCGCTTCCTGAACGCCGCCGAGCCGCGGGAAATCGTCTTCGTTCGCAGCACGACCGAGGCGATCAACCTGGTGGCCCAGAGCCACGTCCGTCCGGGCCTGAGGCCGGGGGACGAGGTCGTGATCTCCGCCATGGAGCACCACTCGAACATCGTCCCCTGGCAGATCGTCTGCGAGCAGGCGGGGGCGGCCCTGCGCGTGGCGCCGATCAACGACGCGGGAGAGCTGGTCCTCGAGGAGTACGAGCGGCTGCTAGGTCCCCGGACGAAGTTCGTCGCGCTGGTCCACGTCTCCAACGCGCTGGGGACGATTACCCCGGTCAGGCGGATCGTCGAGCTGGCCCACAGCCGGGGCATCCCGGTGCTCCTGGACGGGGCCCAGGCGGCGCCCCGCCTCCCCGTGGACGTGCGAGCGCTGGACTGCGACTTCTACGCCTTCTCCGGGCACAAGGCCTACGGCCCCACCGGGATCGGTGTTCTGTACGGCAAGGCCCCCCTCCTCGAGGCCATGCCGCCGTACCAGGGCGGCGGGGACATGATCCTCTCGGTCACCTTCGAGAAGACCCTCTATAATGTGATCCCGTTCAAGTTCGAAGCCGGGACCCCACACATCGCCGGCGGCATCGGTCTCGGTGCCGCGATCGTGTACTTGACCGGCATCGGCCTGGACCGGATCGCCGCGTATGAGCACGGGCTGCTGGCCTACGCGACGGAGCGGGTGGCTGCGGTCCCAGGCGTTCGGCTCATTGGGACGGCGCAGGAGAAGGCGGGGATCCTCGCCTTCGTGGTGGACGGCGTCCACGCGCACGACGTCGGCACGATCCTCGACCAGGAGGGGATCGCGATTCGGACGGGCCATCACTGTGCCCAGCCGGTGCTGCAGCGCTTCGGGGTGCCCGCCACCGCGCGGGCGTCGCTGGCCTTCTATAACACCCAGGCGGAGATCGACGCCCTCGCGGCGGCGCTCTACAAGGTTCGGGAGCTGTTCGGCTGA
- the sufD gene encoding Fe-S cluster assembly protein SufD, with protein MTAGTQAQNSYLDRFARFEREAGAGGPSWLDPIRRAAIARFAELGFPTTQDEDWRFTSVAAIAQTPFGLARDERVEVAPRAIEAFTFPGLACTRLVFVNGRYAPRLSSGRPLPDGVTVGSLAQALSADPGFLEPHLARYADYHHDAFSALNTAFMEDGAFVHIPRGRVLEEPVHLLYVSTTTAAPTMTHPRNLIVAGDSSEATLVEDYVSLGEGVSFSNVVTEVVAGEGSVLSHCLLEREGKQAFNVSTLRIQQGRSSSVASHSVLVGGALVRNNIHPILAGEGGDCLINGLFLATGRQHMDNYMRVEHVSPRCDSRQFYNGILDGQSRGVFHGRIIVHKDAQKTDAKQTNRNLLLSEDAQIDTKPQLEIYADDVKCTHGATIGQINKDAIFYLRSRGVGEEAARALLLFAFASESLERIKVEPIRRTLGALVKEWLPQGRLLEEVR; from the coding sequence GTGACGGCGGGGACGCAAGCGCAGAACAGCTACCTGGACCGGTTCGCCCGGTTCGAGCGGGAGGCCGGCGCCGGCGGTCCATCCTGGCTGGATCCGATCCGGCGGGCGGCGATCGCCCGGTTCGCCGAACTGGGCTTCCCGACCACCCAGGATGAGGACTGGCGGTTCACCAGCGTCGCGGCGATCGCCCAGACCCCCTTCGGGCTCGCCCGGGACGAGCGCGTCGAGGTGGCCCCCCGCGCGATTGAGGCATTCACGTTCCCGGGCCTGGCATGCACCCGGCTCGTCTTCGTGAACGGCCGCTATGCCCCGCGGCTGTCCTCGGGGCGGCCGCTGCCGGACGGGGTGACGGTCGGCAGCCTCGCCCAGGCGCTCTCGGCAGACCCGGGCTTCCTCGAGCCCCACCTGGCCCGGTACGCCGACTACCACCACGATGCCTTTTCGGCCCTCAACACCGCCTTCATGGAGGACGGGGCCTTCGTGCACATTCCCAGGGGAAGGGTGCTCGAGGAGCCGGTCCACCTCCTGTACGTCTCGACCACGACCGCCGCCCCGACCATGACCCACCCGCGCAACCTGATCGTGGCGGGGGACAGCAGTGAGGCGACCCTCGTGGAGGATTACGTTTCGCTCGGCGAGGGGGTCTCCTTCTCGAACGTGGTGACGGAAGTGGTGGCCGGCGAGGGGAGCGTGTTGAGCCACTGCCTCCTCGAGCGGGAGGGGAAGCAGGCGTTCAACGTCTCCACCCTCCGGATCCAGCAGGGCCGCAGCAGCAGCGTGGCGTCGCACTCGGTGCTGGTGGGCGGGGCGCTGGTGCGGAACAACATCCATCCGATCCTGGCGGGAGAGGGGGGGGACTGTCTGATCAACGGCTTGTTCCTGGCAACGGGCCGGCAGCACATGGACAACTACATGAGGGTCGAACACGTGAGCCCGCGTTGCGACAGCCGGCAGTTCTACAACGGCATCCTGGACGGCCAGTCGCGGGGCGTCTTTCACGGTCGGATCATCGTGCACAAGGACGCACAGAAGACCGACGCCAAGCAGACCAACCGGAACCTGCTGCTCTCCGAGGACGCCCAGATCGACACCAAGCCCCAGCTGGAGATCTACGCCGACGACGTGAAGTGCACCCACGGCGCCACCATCGGCCAGATCAACAAGGACGCGATCTTCTACTTGCGCTCTCGCGGCGTCGGGGAGGAGGCGGCCCGCGCCCTCTTGCTCTTCGCCTTTGCGAGCGAGAGCCTGGAGCGCATCAAGGTTGAGCCCATCCGCAGAACCCTGGGGGCGCTCGTCAAGGAGTGGTTGCCTCAGGGGAGACTGCTGGAGGAGGTCCGATGA